In a single window of the Salvelinus namaycush isolate Seneca chromosome 18, SaNama_1.0, whole genome shotgun sequence genome:
- the LOC120063418 gene encoding calmodulin-regulated spectrin-associated protein 1-B-like, whose product MDVDLFGGGDATRRNMDSAGEGTIEIVPLEMYDSARAKIDANLRWLFAKAYSIDHIPEDLRDPFYTDQYDQEHIKPPVLQLLLSCELYCRVCALILKTDQAASLQSHMSVIQALSRKGIYVMESDDAPVRDADLSCVPIKMSAHMPMIDALMMAYTVEMISIEKVVACVKRFSTFSASKELPFDLEDAMVFWINKVNLKMREITERELKVKQQPLESPSHQKVRYRREHALGRQLPFFPLLEDLMRDVCDGAALLTVVHYYCPDHMKLHDICLKEVTSIADSLYNIQLLKQFSNEYLNKSFYLTMEDMLYSPLVLKHNVMVFIAELFWWFETVKPEFVQPRTEELRDARAMAQPKSARPSVPISNATKRSFQVTPGIPEASLSVSAQSSPDGRYSLYAAEGSDPLNKGGPGEAFSLSHPLLPLRQRQQQAEDGSGLRNRSNSLENKHPRGSVQAWSDRRQRPTSTLNPYTFGISATDSDADIASGDSVSLARSISKDSLASNVANLTPKHQVPAPRRVNGHGLLGNVNIEEALVAVMRTDASASLPSQGEVTQQTAGAEPNDCSYLEPLMPAVLKSAKEKSVYLNKEEESGEVGRSRGGGSIRRVEGGPELVASARRKTPTGLNRTYTPASSGEFDLSTETSLAGPLQGQGAFNPMVTSSVDPDSRVPAGGFYLHSDSEDQKPWQEPDLDEAHDEDLDEALTTKDPTRPRKTFDEEEESAKLMEDLKVKEKRDKDKGDDCSSGRSSPCLSTHSQASSLASGSVRMTSFAERKAQQRFGSSQDLRTSASSSQRTTPDGSECSGPLPTSRRLKMDQSPSMPQGGRGDGGTNMLASELVQLHMQLEEKRKAIEHQKKKMEMLSARQRQKLGKAAFLHIVKKGKSDTLPHPLKTDYCKEELNGDKGGGSKDDSCVDVLRGAKETESATSPVPDALETVDKKGSCSPGLLLDEELDLDECNHSIEMLNDAIGSIQQQMMQLSLQQELLMKQNVQSPPRVPSPCSVNEKTSGSEPKTRPAVHFVDLGSGAPTTGTAPSRKPPKLSSARGPRTKPSELKLAKEHGRPGLASSRAITPSHSLETLPHLRQFPGGRSPRADHPDISSRTPSAGGETISGQDKPGRSATFRLHDEANLRTAARIDPVVVTPEVSFEPCLSSTLREGELNSSDGSGKENIPSEEVSRSKAPLIEVDLSDLKDPEEMEGDGGQDSTMDGEEGEQKSGLGFFFKDEQKAEDELAKKRAAFLIRQQKKTEEARLRKMQLEAETEQKREEARRKAEEDRMRKEEEKARRELIKEQYLRRKQQELMEEQGLGSPAKPKTAKTKPKKPSHQTHRPKSAFSREEISSDTFSSKGSSSTPDNLSSVQSGSSLSLASAATTEADSVNSGGPGSQRGESVESFPGLSRNASRNTERDWDNGSTASSITSMAEYTGPKLFREPSSKSNKPIIFNAISHCCLAGKVNEPQKNTLLEELERVDAHHLMILFRDGGCQFRGVYSYFPDTEEILKLTGTGPKSISKKMIDKLYKYSSDRKQFTVIPAKTVSVSIDAITIHNHLWQAKRTTVPKKCGK is encoded by the exons ACCAcatcccagaggacctgagggatcCGTTCTACACAGACCAGTATGACCAGGAGCATATCAAGCCTCCCGTCCTCCAGCTGCTGCTGTCCTGTGAGCTGTACTGCCGGGTGTGTGCCCTCATCCTGAAGACAGACCAGGCCGCCTCGTTGCAGTCACACATGTCAGTCATCCAGGCCCTCAGCCGTAAAGGGATCTACGTCATGGAGAGTGATGACGCCCCTGTCAGAGATGCTGACCTCTCCTGTGTGCCCATCAAAATG AGTGCCCACATGCCCATGATCGATGCCCTAATGATGGCCTACACTGTGGAGATGATCAGCATAGAGAAGGTGGTGGCCTGCGTCAAACGCTTCTCCACCTTTAGCGCCTCCAAGGAGCTGCCCTTTGACCTGGAGGACGCCATGGTCTTCTGGATCAACAAG GTGAACCTGAAGATGAGGGagatcacagagagagagctgaaggTCAAGCAGCAACCGCTGGAGTCTCCCAGTCACCAGAAG GTGAGGTACCGCAGGGAGCATGCCTTGGGCCGCCAGCTGCCCTTCTTCCCCCTGCTGGAGGATCTGATGAGGGACGTGTGTGACGGCGCCGCCCTCCTCACCGTGGTCCACTATTACTGCCCCGACCACATGAAGCTCCATG ATATCTGTCTGAAGGAGGTGACCTCCATAGCTGACAGTCTATACAACATCCAGCTGCTCAAGCAGTTCTCAAATGAATATCTCAACAAGAGCTTCTACCTAACCATGGAAGACATGCTTTACTCTCCACTGGTTCTCAAG CACAATGTGATGGTGTTCATCGCTGAGCTCTTCTGGTGGTTTGAGACCGTCAAGCCAGAGTTTGTCCAACCCAGGACGGAGGAGTTGAGAGATG CCCGAGCCATGGCTCAGCCGAAGAGTGCCCGCCCCTCAGTGCCCATCTCCAACGCCACCAAGCGCAGCTTTCAGGTTACCCCTGGCATCCCAGAGGCCTCGCTGTCTGTTTCTGCCCAGAGCAGCCCTGATGGCAGGTACTCCCTGTACGCTGCTGAAGGCTCTGACCCTCT TAACAAGGGAGGTCCTGGGGAAGCCTTCAGCCTCTCCCACCCACTCCTCCCCCTAAGGCAGAGACAGCAGCAGGCAGAGGACGGATCAG GCCTCAGAAACCGCTCCAACTCCTTGGAGAACAAACATCCACGAGGCTCAGTGCAGGCTTGGTctgacaggagacagag GCCGACGTCTACGCTCAACCCGTACACATTTGGCATCTCAGCCACTGACAGCGATGCTGACATTGCCTCTGGTGACAGTGTGAGTCTGGCCCGCTCCATCAGTAAAGATAGTCTGGCCTCTAACGTAGCCAACCTCACCCCCAAACACCAGGTTCCCGCCCCCCGCCGAGTCAACGGTCACGGCCTTCTGGGAAACGTCAATATAGAGGAGGCGCTTGTGGCCGTGATGAGGACAGACGCGTCAGCCTCTCTTCCCAGTCAGGGAGAGGTGACGCAGCAAACTGCTGGGGCCGAGCCCAACGATTGTTCTTATTTAGAACCTCTGATGCCTGCTGTGTTGAAATCGGCGAAAGAGAAGTCTGTATACCTGAACAAGGAGGAGGAGAGCGGGGAGGTGGGTCGATCGCGGGGAGGGGGTTCTATCCGGAGAGTAGAAGGGGGACCTGAACTTGTGGCGTCGGCCAGGAGGAAAACTCCCACCGGCCTAAACCGGACCTACACTCCTGCATCTAGTGGGGAGTTTGACTTATCTACTGAGACCtcactggctgggccactccaggGACAGGGGGCCTTCAATCCCATGGTCACAAGCAGTGTGGACCCTGACTCCAGAGTTCCAGCAGGTGGCTTCTACCTCCACTCTGACAGCGAAGACCAGAAGCCTTGGCAGGAGCCAGACCTGGATGAGGCTCATGATGAAGACCTTGATGAAGCCCTCACCACCAAGGACCCAACCAGGCCCAGGAAGACAtttgatgaggaggaggagtcagcCAAGCTTATGGAGGATCTGAAGGTGAAAGAAAAGAGGGACAAGGACAAAGGGGATGATTGTAGTAGCGGTCGCTCGAGCCCCTGTCTCAGCACCCACTCCCAGGCCAGCAGCCTAGCCAGCGGAAGTGTACGCATGACCAGCTTCGCTGAGCGCAAGGCCCAGCAGCGCTTTGGCAGCAGCCAGGACCTGCGAACCAGTGCCTCCAGCTCCCAAAGGACCACCCCGGATGGCTCTGAGTGCAGCGGGCCCCTGCCCACCTCCCGGAGGCTGAAGATGGACCAGAGCCCCTCCATGCCCCAGGGGGGGCGGGGAGACGGGGGGACCAACATGCTGGCTTCTGAGCTGGTTCAGCTCCACATGCAgctagaggagaagaggaaggccaTCGAGCACCAGAAGAAGAAGATGGAGATGCTgtcagccaggcagagacagaagCTTGGTAAGGCTGCCTTTCTGCACATCGTTAAGAAGGGTAAGAGCGACACCCTGCCCCACCCGCTCAAAACAGACTACTGCAAAGAAGAACTCAATGGGGACAAAGGGGGAGGCTCAAAAGACGACTCTTGCGTGGACGTTCTGAGAGGGGCCAAAGAGACTGAGTCTGCCACCTCGCCGGTCCCAGATGCCTTAGAGACAGTGGACAAGAAGGGCAGCTGTAGTCCGGGTCTGCTGCTGGATGAAGAGCTGGACCTGGATGAGTGTAACCACTCCATTGAGATGCTGAATGACGCCATCGGCAGCATCCAGCAGCAGATGATGCAGCTTTCCCTCCAGCAGGAGCTGCTGATGAAACAGAACGTCCAGTCCCCTCCCAGGGTCCCGTCTCCCTGCTCGGTCAACGAGAAGACCAGCGGATCTGAACCCAAGACCCGACCTGCCGTCCACTTTGTGGATTTGGGCAGCGGCGCACCAACCACCGGCACCGCTCCATCCAGGAAACCCCCCAAGCTGAGTTCGGCCCGTGGCCCCAGGACCAAGCCCTCAGAGCTGAAGCTGGCCAAAGAGCACGGCAGGCCGGGCCTGGCATCAAGCAGGGCTATCACCCCCTCCCACAGCCTGGAGACCCTGCCTCACCTGAGGCAGTTTCCTGGGGGCAGGTCTCCCAGGGCAGACCACCCCGACATCAGCTCCAGAACCCCCTCCGCAGGTGGAGAGACAATCAGTGGGCAGGACAAGCCTGGACGTAGTGCCACCTTCAGGCTCCACGATGAGGCTAACCTGCGCACAGCGGCCCGTATCGACCCAGTGGTCGTCACCCCAGAAGTGTCCTTTGAGCCGTGCCTGTCCAGTACCCTGAGGGAGGGGGAGCTGAACTCCTCCGACGGCTCGGGGAAGGAGAACATCCCCTCGGAGGAGGTGTCGAGGAGCAAAGCCCCCCTGATCGAGGTGGACCTGTCAGACCTGAAGGACccagaagagatggagggagacggGGGGCAGGACAGCACCATGGATGGGGAGGAAGGGGAACAGAAGTCTGGCCTGGGATTCTTCTTCAAG GATGAACAGAAGGCAGAGGATGAACTGGCTAAGAAGAGAGCAGCTTTTCTAATAAGGCAGCAGAAGAAGACTGAGGAGGCCCGGCTACGAAAAATGCAGCTGGAGGCTGAGACGGAACAAAAACGGGAGGAGGCCAG GCGGAAGGCGGAGGAGGACCGgatgaggaaggaggaggagaaggcccGTAGGGAGCTCATCAAGGAGCAGTATCTGAGGAGGAAGCAGCAGGAGCTGATGGAGGAACAGGGCCTGGGCAGCCCCGCCAAGCCCAAGACTGCCAAGACCAAGCCCAAGAAACCCAGTCACCAGACTCACAGACCCAAGTCTGCGTTCAGCAGAGAGGAGATCTCTAGCGACACCTTCTCCTCCAAGGGCTCTTCTTCCACAC CTGACAACCTGAGCAGTGTCCAGTCAGGCTCTAGTCTGTCCCTGGCCTCCGCTGCCACCACCGAGGCAGACAGCGTCAACTCTGGAGGGCCAGGCTCCCAACG GGGTGAGTCTGTGGAGTCGTTCCCAGGCCTGAGTCGGAACGCCAGTCGGAAcactgagagagactgggacAACGGCTCCACTGCGTCTTCCATCACCTCCATGGCAGAATACACTG GTCCCAAGCTGTTCAGGGAGCCCAGTTCCAAGTCCAACAAGCCAATCATCTTCAATGCCATCTCCCATTGCTGCCTCGCTGGCAAAGTCAACGAACCCCAGAAGAACACCCTTCTAGAG GAGCTGGAGAGAGTAGATGCACACCACCTGATGATTCTGTTCAGGGATGGGGGCTGCCAGTTCCGGGGGGTCTACTCCtacttcccagacacggaggagATCCTCAAGCTGACCGGCACGGGCCCCAAGAGCATTAGCAAGAAGATGATCGACAAGCTTTACAAGTACAGCTCGGACCGCAAGCAGTTCACTGTCATCCCTGCCAAGACAGTGTCGGTTAGCATAGACGCCATCACCATCCACAACCACCTGTGGCAGGCCAAAAGAACCACTGTGCCAAAGAAGTGCGGGAAATAA